From the genome of Populus alba chromosome 10, ASM523922v2, whole genome shotgun sequence, one region includes:
- the LOC118043302 gene encoding uncharacterized protein, with the protein MEANQKNNFVCKFCNKRYPCGKSLGGHIRIHLNANGTSSTYEEAKVQVSKTESNGKQISVSEAGGQSGYVLRENPKKKSRFVADSSNTTSLPEKVCKECGKGFQSLKALCGHMACHSKNYSQDQSGTTEKLKEIVSDNQSDSETTDPSKPRRSKRMRYKTIDVFTTSLSSTSDIEQEQEEVAKCLMMLSKDSGFKGCFSSLADSSDNNSVVLEGKSSSTKTRINVNNAVNVVSSGIESLEVKKSMQRGVISTENDQSENSDSGYFRKGPKKVESDVSVHGFARNDEIKKYKVELGCSYDDAIDAESGKRLSRFRRVRIQLGKDFIEEDVYDQADRASMDSQKRCKNESYEFLSSRRGKCVPLGGRRASHNKTNGCSDSIYESGENSVDTDYVPNPIPNNSRTIQSRSGKTPIEQNSSGNAEKNLGLKKGKLHECPFCPKVFRSGQALGGHKRSHFAGAARDRTVVIKQDVPEISMRGLIDLNLPVSVEEEAGGFGPW; encoded by the coding sequence ATGGAAGCAAATCAAAAGAACAACTTTGTTTGCAAGTTTTGCAACAAAAGATATCCATGTGGCAAGTCGTTGGGTGGTCATATTAGGATCCATTTGAATGCTAATGGAACTTCTTCAACTTATGAAGAAGCTAAGGTTCAGGTAAGCAAGACCGAAAGCAACGGCAAGCAAATCTCTGTGTCTGAAGCTGGTGGCCAGTCTGGTTATGTTCTCAGAGAGAATCCCAAGAAAAAAAGCAGGTTTGTGGCGGATTCAAGCAATACTACTTCACTGCCAGAAAAGGTTTGTAAAGAATGTGGTAAAGGGTTTCAATCACTGAAAGCACTGTGTGGTCACATGGCTTGTCATTCTAAGAACTACTCTCAAGACCAGTCGGGGACTACTGAGAAGTTGAAAGAAATAGTTTCGGACAACCAGTCAGATAGTGAGACAACTGATCCAAGTAAGCCAAGGAGATCCAAACGAATGAGGTACAAGACTATTGATGTTTTCACTACTTCATTATCTTCTACTTCTGACATAGAGCAAGAACAAGAGGAAGTGGCTAAGTGTTTGATGATGTTGTCCAAGGACTCTGGCTTTAAAGGTTGTTTTAGTTCTCTTGCAGATTCTTCAGATAACAATTCTGTGGTTTTAGAGGGTAAATCATCATCTACGAAAACGAGGATTAATGTAAATAATGCTGTTAATGTTGTGTCTAGCGGTATCGAGTCGTTGGAGGTGAAGAAATCAATGCAGAGGGGGGTAATTTCTACTGAAAATGATCAGTCTGAGAATTCTGATTCCGGGTATTTTAGGAAGGGTCCCAAGAAGGTTGAATCGGATGTTTCTGTTCATGGGTTCGCTAGGAATGATGAAATCAAGAAGTATAAAGTGGAACTTGGTTGTAGTTACGACGATGCTATTGATGCTGAATCAGGGAAAAGATTAAGCAGGTTTAGGCGTGTTAGAATTCAATTAGGGAAGGATTTCATCGAGGAAGATGTATATGATCAAGCTGACAGGGCTTCGATGGATTCACAAAAGAGATGCAAGAATGAGTCATATGAATTTCTTAGCAGCAGGAGGGGCAAATGTGTTCCTCTTGGGGGACGCAGAGCCAGCCATAACAAGACTAATGGCTGCAGTGATTCAATATATGAGAGCGGCGAGAACAGTGTAGATACTGACTATGTCCCCAATCCAATTCCTAATAATAGTAGGACGATTCAATCTAGAAGCGGAAAAACTCCAATTGAGCAGAATTCTTCTGGCAATGCAGAGAAAAATTTGGGGttgaaaaaaggaaaactaCACGAATGTCCTTTCTGTCCAAAGGTTTTCCGATCAGGTCAAGCTTTGGGCGGTCATAAGAGGTCCCATTTTGCCGGGGCGGCCAGGGATAGAACTGTGGTAATTAAGCAAGATGTGCCTGAGATATCGATGCGTGGGCTAATTGATCTTAATCTTCCTGTTTCTGTGGAGGAAGAGGCAGGTGGGTTTGGGCCGTGGTAA
- the LOC118043303 gene encoding uncharacterized protein: MGFKRPFDDEEFQDLPFKQARQVDYCNKLTQFSETGAHSYMPLKPDITDDCRSSFVKPLWHETFENDKVIEVSNLAKDSDSSAPLSLVSCSSSDENFGSGMAASPEYFQFEFPRKMSMPLKDVHSFYLDDFPRKQIPLGPNHQASIPLWDNHIKKDKLVQYPNGSSLSESDHHIYNDNEEKLMGTCIIPMPDTELQRCSRYEAGCGRSDCGCLDEGSFRCVRQHIIEAREELIQSIGHEKFVNLGFYDMGEDVACKWTKEEERFFHEVVYSRPASLGQNFWKHLAQVFPDRTTKEIVSYYFNVFMLRKRAAQNRSNPLDIDSDDDEFPRIHRGSHIQVVEQDEDSDLESPVDQYDDAGLEEDILEDDDNDDDGSGGDFDGDFGDGDGDTTGEGSGIDYSEAIDINCIDPVVKHMNKNAGSDGLDFTVQDDSCMSFEFQADKVDPCAPGDSRAALHVNRDTSDHSKCIPGEVDGCDDDVDQVYLLDPCDTKDWDARYLSPIRGVDFLPTSNIIEEIFGQGACEDRTRDVNSIS; encoded by the exons ATGGGATTTAAACGGCCTTTTGACGATGAAGAGTTTCAGGATCTTCCTTTTAAGCAGGCAAGACAGGTGGACTATTGCAATAAGTTGACTCAATTTTCAGAAACTGGTGCGCATAGTTATATGCCTCTGAAACCTGATATCACAG ATGATTGTAGGAGCAGCTTTGTCAAACCTCTGTGGCATGAGACATTTGAAAATGACAAAGTCATTGAAGTTTCAAATTTGGCTAAAGATTCTGACTCCAGTGCTCCGTTGTCATTAGTCAGCTGCAGTTCCAGCGATGAAAATTTTGGGTCCGGAATGGCAGCTTCTCCTGAATATTTTCAGTTTGAGTTTCCACGGAAAATGTCCATGCCTTTAAAGGATGTCCACTCTTTCTATTTGGATGACTTTCCTAGGAAACAGATTCCACTTGGACCAAATCATCAAGCCAGCATTCCATTATGGGACAATCATATAAAGAAGGATAAGCTAGTACAGTATCCAAACGGTTCCTCATTGTCTGAATCAGACCATCACATTTATAATGACAATGAAGAGAAGCTGATGGGCACTTGTATCATTCCAATGCCTGATACAGAACTGCAACGGTGCAGTAGGTATGAGGCTGGTTGTGGCAGATCGGACTGTGGCTGCCTGGATGAAGGCTCTTTCAGATGTGTGCGGCAGCACATAATAGAAGCACGAGAAGAATTAATACAATCCATTGGGCATGAAAAATTTGTAAACTTAGGGTTTTATGACATGGGAGAGGATGTGGCATGTAAATGGACCAAGGAAGAAGAACGTTTTTTTCATGAAGTAGTTTATTCCAGGCCAGCGTCCTTGGGCCAGAACTTTTGGAAGCACCTGGCGCAAGTGTTTCCTGATAGAACCACAAAGGAAATTGTCAGCTATTACTTCAATGTCTTTATGCTTCGGAAACGAGCTGCTCAAAACAGATCTAACCCACTGGACATTGacagtgatgatgatgaatttCCTCGGATCCACAGAGGCTCCCATATTCAAGTTGTAGAACAGGATGAAGATTCTGATCTTGAGTCTCCTGTTGATCAATATGATGACGCGGGCCTGGAAGAGGATATtcttgaagatgatgacaatgatgatgatggcaGTGGTGGTGACTTTGATGGTGATTTCGGAGATGGTGACGGAGACACCACAGGGGAAGGTTCTGGGATAGATTATTCGGAAGCAATTGATATAAACTGTATCGATCCTGTTGTTAAGCACATGAACAAGAATGCTGGTAGTGATGGGTTGGATTTCACTGTTCAAGATGACTCTTGCATGTCTTTTGAGTTCCAAGCCGATAAAGTTGACCCTTGTGCTCCAGGTGATTCCAGGGCTGCTTTGCATGTAAATAGAGATACGAGTGACCATAGCAAATGCATTCCCGGTGAAGTAGATGGATGTGATGATGATGTGGATCAGGTATACTTGTTGGACCCGTGTGATACTAAAGATTGGGATGCACGTTACTTGAGTCCAATTAGGGGTGTTGATTTTCTTCCTACAAGTAACATCATTGAAGAAATATTTGGACAAGGAGCCTGTGAGGACCGGACAAGAGATGTCAATAGCATCAGCTAG